A window from Bufo bufo chromosome 1, aBufBuf1.1, whole genome shotgun sequence encodes these proteins:
- the LOC120986005 gene encoding proline-rich protein 2-like — MAGRISAALRVPPRPPLRVPPPPPLRARTGSWLVVETAADTGPRPPVLAENVLRLENIRASSSPPGASSSRLLLRAPPRLGSSSGRLIVSAPPPGASSSRRLLRAPHRLGASSGRLIVSAPPPGASSSRRLIVSAPPPGASSSRLLLRAPHRLGSSSGRLIVSAPPPGASSSRRLLRAPHRLGASSGGLIVSAPHRLGASSGGLIVSAPPPGASSSRRLLRGPHRLGASSGGLIVSAPPPGASSSRRLIVSAPPPGASSSRRLIVSAPPPGASSSRRLLRGPHRLGASSGGLIVSAPPPGASSSRRLLRGPHRLGASSGGLIVSAPPPGASSSRRLLRGPHRLGASSGGLIVSSGVWFYNTGVWSGGHHIRADLLIIPRLAYSF, encoded by the exons ATGGCTGGACGGATCTCTGCAGCCCTCCGGGTCCCTCCTCGTCCTCCGCTCCgggtccctcctcctcctccgctccgG GCCAGAACGGGCTCCTGGTTAGTGGTGGAAACGGCAGCTGATACGGGGCCCAGACCACCTGTCCTGGCAGAGAATGTCCTGAGACTGGAAAACATCAGGGCCTCATCGTCTCCTCCGGGCGCCTCCTCGTCTCGGCTCCTCCTCCGGGCGCCTCCTCGTCTCGGCTCCTCCTCCGGGCGCCTCATCGTCTCGGCGCCTCCTCCGGGCGCCTCATCGTCTCGGCGCCTCCTCCGGGCGCCTCATCGTCTCGGCGCCTCCTCCGGGCGCCTCATCGTCTCGGCGCCTCCTCCGGGCGCCTCATCGTCTCGGCGCCTCATCGTCTCGGCGCCTCCTCCGGGGGCCTCATCGTCTCGGCTCCTCCTCCGGGCGCCTCATCGTCTCGGCTCCTCCTCCGGGCGCCTCATCGTCTCGGCTCCTCCTCCGGGCGCCTCATCGTCTCGGCGCCTCCTCCGGGCGCCTCATCGTCTCGGCGCCTCCTCCGGGGGCCTCATCGTCTCGGCGCCTCATCGTCTCGGCGCCTCCTCCGGGGGCCTCATCGTCTCGGCGCCTCCTCCGGGGGCCTCATCGTCTCGGCGCCTCCTCCGGGGGCCTCATCGTCTCGGCGCCTCCTCCGGGGGCCTCATCGTCTCGGCGCCTCCTCCGGGGGCCTCATCGTCTCGGCGCCTCATCGTCTCGGCGCCTCCTCCGGGGGCCTCATCGTCTCGGCGCCTCATCGTCTCGGCGCCTCCTCCGGGGGCCTCATCGTCTCGGCGCCTCCTCCGGGGGCCTCATCGTCTCGGCGCCTCCTCCGGGGGCCTCATCGTCTCGGCGCCTCCTCCGGGGGCCTCATCGTCTCGGCGCCTCCTCCGGGGGCCTCATCGTCTCGGCGCCTCCTCCGGGGGCCTCATCGTCTCGGCGCCTCCTCCGGGGGCCTCATCGTCTCGGCGCCTCCTCCGGGGGCCTCATCGTCTCGGCGCCTCCTCCGGGGGCCTCATCGTCTCCTCCGGGGTCTGGTTTTATAAtacaggggtctggtctgggggccACCATATCCGTGCTGATCTATTGATTATTCCTAGACTTGCTTACTCGTTCTAA